In Streptomyces chartreusis, the following proteins share a genomic window:
- a CDS encoding response regulator transcription factor → MSPTIKVLLAEDQSMVREALAALLGLEDDIEVVVQVARGDEVLAAAREHAVDVALLDIEMPGATGIEAAALLHQELPSVKLVVLTTFGRPGYLRSAMESGADAFLVKDAPAAQLAEAVRKVLAGERVIDPTLAAAALAEGANPLTDREREVLRAAEDGSTNAELAATLHLSQGTVRNYLSTAIQKLAVRNRAEAVRIAREKGWL, encoded by the coding sequence ATGAGCCCCACGATCAAGGTCCTCCTCGCCGAGGACCAGTCGATGGTCCGCGAGGCCCTGGCCGCCCTGCTCGGCCTGGAGGACGACATCGAGGTCGTCGTCCAGGTGGCCCGCGGCGACGAGGTCCTGGCGGCGGCCCGTGAGCACGCCGTGGACGTGGCGCTCCTGGACATCGAGATGCCCGGCGCGACGGGGATAGAGGCGGCGGCGCTCCTGCACCAGGAGCTGCCGTCCGTGAAGCTGGTCGTCCTCACGACCTTCGGCCGCCCCGGCTACCTGCGCAGCGCGATGGAGTCGGGTGCCGACGCCTTCCTGGTCAAGGACGCTCCCGCGGCCCAACTCGCCGAAGCGGTACGCAAGGTGCTGGCGGGGGAGCGGGTCATCGACCCCACCCTGGCGGCAGCGGCCCTCGCGGAGGGCGCCAACCCCCTGACGGACCGCGAACGAGAGGTCCTGCGAGCAGCGGAGGACGGCTCCACCAACGCCGAACTCGCAGCGACCCTGCACCTCTCCCAGGGCACGGTCCGCAACTACCTGTCCACAGCGATCCAGAAACTGGCGGTCCGCAACAGGGCGGAGGCGGTCCGGATCGCGAGGGAGAAGGGCTGGCTGTAA
- a CDS encoding sensor histidine kinase, translating to MSGTGVGIGQRPENRKQRFVKLLWTGIWLVYLSAPATDLLHGGHSTGVRILGWIGLAAFVTWYMLLLFRTGRGERNSVVLASLGVLAAQSTLLALTLGREWLVLFVYVSIASGAALPLRMARWTIPGASALMTLIAFATPGGKEFLAGLLIPALLGGFAMTGVRELIRTTVALREARATVAQLAANEERLRLARDLHDLLGHSLSLITIKSELAGRMLPGQPDKAAQQVADIEQVSRQALVDVREAVSGYRRPRLAAELAGASVALTAAEVTAELPAEPDLTGVPEDSETALAWALREAVTNVVRHSGARRCTVELLRRQTLDGLVLELSVEDDGSGDGGGGPGHGLTGLTERLTKAGGTLEAGGTRHGFRLTARVPVPASAHVGSAT from the coding sequence GTGAGCGGCACGGGAGTCGGCATCGGGCAGCGCCCGGAGAATCGCAAGCAACGGTTCGTCAAGCTCCTGTGGACCGGCATCTGGCTGGTCTACCTGAGCGCACCGGCCACCGACCTGCTGCACGGCGGCCACAGCACGGGCGTGCGGATCCTCGGCTGGATCGGCCTCGCGGCGTTCGTCACCTGGTACATGCTGCTGCTGTTCCGCACCGGCCGCGGCGAACGCAACAGCGTCGTCCTCGCCTCGCTCGGCGTCCTCGCCGCCCAGTCCACGCTCCTGGCCCTCACTCTGGGCCGGGAGTGGCTGGTGCTGTTCGTGTACGTCTCGATCGCGTCCGGCGCGGCCCTGCCGCTGCGCATGGCCCGCTGGACGATCCCGGGCGCGTCCGCGCTGATGACCCTGATCGCGTTCGCGACACCGGGAGGCAAGGAGTTCCTGGCCGGACTGCTGATCCCGGCCCTGCTGGGCGGCTTCGCCATGACCGGCGTGCGCGAACTCATCCGCACCACGGTCGCGTTGCGGGAGGCCCGTGCCACGGTCGCCCAGCTGGCCGCCAACGAGGAACGCCTGCGCCTGGCCCGCGACCTGCACGACCTGCTCGGCCACTCCCTGTCCCTGATCACCATCAAGAGCGAGCTGGCGGGCCGCATGCTCCCGGGCCAGCCCGACAAGGCGGCCCAGCAGGTCGCCGACATCGAACAGGTCAGCCGGCAGGCCCTGGTCGACGTCCGCGAGGCCGTCTCGGGCTACCGCCGCCCCCGCCTGGCCGCCGAACTGGCGGGCGCCAGCGTCGCCCTGACGGCCGCGGAGGTGACGGCCGAGCTCCCCGCGGAGCCCGACCTCACCGGCGTCCCCGAGGACAGCGAGACGGCTCTGGCCTGGGCGTTGCGCGAGGCGGTCACCAACGTCGTACGGCACAGCGGCGCCCGGCGCTGCACGGTCGAGCTGCTGCGCCGCCAGACCCTCGACGGCCTCGTCCTGGAACTCTCCGTCGAGGACGACGGCTCCGGCGACGGGGGCGGCGGCCCCGGCCACGGACTGACGGGCCTCACGGAACGCCTCACCAAGGCAGGCGGCACCCTGGAGGCGGGCGGCACCCGGCACGGCTTCCGTCTCACGGCCCGCGTCCCGGTGCCGGCTTCGGCGCACGTAGGATCCGCGACATGA
- a CDS encoding ABC transporter permease produces the protein MLSIFASRGLIKLELTRALRNRKFLFFSVLYPSLLFLLIAGSADSTTKIDGTGLTLPTYMMVSMASFGALTAVLMGNSERIAKEREGGWVRQLRLTTLPGHGYVLAKTAGSAVVSLPSIVVVFVVAAAVKDVRLDAWQWLALTGAIWAGSLVFAALGVALGYLASGDAVRPITMITYFGLSILGGLWMPTTSFPGWLQDIAEWVPTHAYAALGQAIEQSRAPHAKDLVVLVVSFALFTGGAAWLYRKDTLKA, from the coding sequence ATGCTGAGTATTTTTGCTTCGCGGGGCCTGATCAAGCTCGAACTCACCCGCGCCCTGCGCAACCGCAAGTTCCTGTTCTTCTCCGTGCTCTACCCGTCGCTGCTGTTCCTGCTCATCGCGGGCAGTGCCGACAGCACCACGAAGATCGACGGCACGGGCCTGACGCTGCCGACCTACATGATGGTGTCCATGGCGTCCTTCGGCGCCCTCACCGCCGTCCTGATGGGCAACAGCGAGCGCATCGCCAAGGAGCGGGAGGGCGGCTGGGTACGGCAGCTGCGGCTCACGACACTGCCCGGGCACGGTTACGTCCTCGCGAAGACGGCCGGCTCCGCCGTGGTCAGCCTGCCGTCGATCGTGGTCGTCTTCGTCGTCGCGGCGGCCGTGAAGGACGTACGCCTGGATGCCTGGCAGTGGCTCGCCCTGACCGGCGCGATCTGGGCCGGCAGCCTCGTCTTCGCCGCGCTGGGCGTCGCCCTCGGTTACCTCGCGAGCGGGGACGCGGTCCGCCCGATCACGATGATCACCTACTTCGGTCTCTCCATCCTCGGCGGCCTGTGGATGCCGACCACGTCCTTCCCGGGCTGGCTCCAGGACATCGCCGAGTGGGTGCCCACACACGCGTACGCTGCCCTCGGGCAGGCGATCGAACAGAGCCGGGCGCCGCACGCGAAGGACCTCGTCGTCCTCGTCGTCTCCTTCGCCCTGTTCACGGGCGGTGCGGCCTGGCTGTACCGGAAGGACACGTTGAAGGCGTGA
- a CDS encoding ABC transporter ATP-binding protein → MTTTALNTTTEVVGFDRVSKSYGSVRAVDGLTLALHPGETVALLGPNGAGKSTTLDLLLGLRQPDSGTVRIFGTGPREAIVAGRVGAMLQSGGLMDEVTVAELVRLACDLHPRPYKVSDVLARAGVSKIADRKVDKLSGGQAQRVRFALATAGDSDLIVLDEPTTGMDVTTRHAFWATMREQADQGRTVLFATHYLEEADAIADRVLVLHRGRLLADGTAAEIKAKAGARRVSFDLHDTDIDESALRALPFLTYLDVSGHTVRIQSADADATVHALYGLGLYPRNLEVAGLGLEQAFVAITEAEEARTSC, encoded by the coding sequence ATGACAACGACAGCGTTGAACACGACGACTGAGGTGGTCGGATTCGACCGGGTGAGCAAGAGCTACGGGAGCGTCCGGGCCGTCGACGGGCTGACGCTCGCGCTGCACCCGGGGGAGACCGTGGCCCTGCTGGGCCCGAACGGGGCCGGCAAGTCGACCACGCTCGACCTGCTGCTCGGCCTCAGGCAGCCCGACAGCGGCACGGTGCGGATCTTCGGCACCGGCCCGCGCGAGGCCATCGTCGCCGGGCGGGTGGGCGCCATGCTCCAGAGCGGCGGGCTGATGGACGAGGTCACCGTCGCCGAACTGGTGCGGCTCGCCTGCGATCTGCACCCGAGGCCGTACAAGGTCTCCGACGTGCTGGCCCGCGCGGGTGTCTCGAAGATCGCCGACCGCAAGGTCGACAAGCTCTCCGGCGGCCAGGCCCAGCGCGTGCGCTTCGCCCTGGCGACCGCCGGCGACAGCGACCTGATCGTCCTGGACGAGCCGACGACCGGCATGGACGTCACCACCCGCCACGCCTTCTGGGCCACCATGCGCGAGCAGGCCGACCAGGGCCGGACCGTCCTGTTCGCCACGCACTACCTGGAGGAGGCCGACGCCATAGCCGACCGTGTGCTCGTCCTGCACCGGGGACGGCTGCTGGCGGACGGCACGGCGGCCGAGATCAAGGCGAAGGCGGGGGCGCGGCGCGTCTCCTTCGACCTGCACGACACGGACATCGACGAGAGCGCGCTGCGGGCCCTGCCCTTCCTGACGTACCTCGACGTGTCAGGCCACACCGTCCGCATCCAGTCCGCCGACGCCGACGCCACCGTCCACGCGCTCTACGGCCTCGGCCTGTACCCCCGCAACCTCGAAGTCGCCGGGCTCGGCCTGGAGCAGGCGTTCGTCGCCATCACGGAGGCCGAGGAGGCCCGCACCTCATGCTGA
- a CDS encoding DUF6113 family protein, producing the protein MSSMLAQPIKLKRPSALRVLAYVALFVLGGVVGVAGALVQPAWFPGGLLLAIAGEAGLLLGAGRAMGSRAGAVAPAGGWMISVILLTASRPEGDFLFGTGVSSYLFLLGGMAIAVICATLAPVRQPGGDGVRLGN; encoded by the coding sequence ATGAGCTCGATGCTCGCCCAGCCGATCAAGCTGAAGCGGCCCTCCGCCCTGCGGGTCCTCGCCTATGTCGCCCTCTTCGTGCTCGGCGGGGTGGTCGGCGTGGCCGGCGCCCTGGTGCAGCCCGCGTGGTTCCCGGGCGGTCTGCTGCTCGCCATCGCCGGCGAGGCCGGACTGCTGCTGGGCGCCGGCCGGGCGATGGGCAGCCGCGCCGGGGCCGTCGCGCCGGCCGGCGGCTGGATGATCTCCGTCATCCTGCTGACCGCCAGCCGTCCGGAGGGCGACTTCCTGTTCGGAACAGGAGTCTCCTCCTATCTCTTCCTGCTCGGCGGCATGGCCATTGCTGTGATCTGCGCCACCCTCGCTCCCGTACGGCAACCGGGTGGCGACGGCGTCCGACTTGGCAATTGA
- the mshB gene encoding N-acetyl-1-D-myo-inositol-2-amino-2-deoxy-alpha-D-glucopyranoside deacetylase yields the protein MTELPDRRLLLVHAHPDDESINNGATMARYAAEGVRVTLVTCTLGEHGEVIPPELRHLTGTELGEHRLGELTAAMRELGVEDFRLLGGRGRYEDSGMMGIADNDDPASLWQADVDTAARELVEVILEVRPQVLVTYDPDGGYGHPDHIQTHRIAMRAAELAVDTGWEIPKVYWNRVPRTAADEAFARLQADLPGLPFGKAATVADVPGVVADDRITTVIDGTAHAAAKAAAMRAHATQIEVAEPYFVLSNELAQPLFTTEYYELVRGEPGSRPESDLFAGLTAPEAS from the coding sequence ATGACGGAACTCCCCGACCGGCGTCTTCTCCTGGTGCACGCGCACCCGGACGACGAGTCGATCAACAACGGCGCGACCATGGCCAGGTACGCGGCCGAGGGTGTCAGGGTCACCCTGGTGACCTGCACCCTCGGTGAGCACGGCGAGGTCATTCCCCCGGAGCTCCGGCACCTCACCGGTACCGAGCTGGGCGAACACCGCCTCGGCGAGCTCACCGCGGCGATGCGCGAACTCGGCGTCGAGGACTTCCGTCTCCTCGGCGGCAGGGGCCGTTACGAGGACTCCGGGATGATGGGCATCGCCGACAACGACGACCCCGCGAGCCTGTGGCAGGCGGACGTCGACACGGCCGCCCGCGAGCTGGTCGAGGTCATCCTGGAGGTACGCCCCCAGGTCCTGGTCACCTACGACCCCGACGGCGGCTACGGACACCCCGACCACATCCAGACCCACCGCATCGCCATGCGCGCGGCCGAGCTGGCCGTGGACACCGGGTGGGAGATCCCCAAGGTCTACTGGAACCGGGTCCCGCGCACCGCCGCCGACGAGGCGTTCGCCCGGCTTCAGGCGGATCTGCCCGGTCTGCCCTTCGGCAAGGCCGCCACCGTCGCCGACGTACCGGGAGTCGTCGCCGACGACCGGATCACCACCGTGATCGACGGCACCGCCCACGCCGCGGCCAAGGCCGCCGCGATGCGCGCGCACGCCACCCAGATCGAGGTGGCCGAGCCGTACTTCGTGCTGTCCAACGAACTCGCGCAGCCGCTGTTCACCACCGAGTACTACGAGTTGGTGCGCGGCGAGCCGGGGTCGCGGCCCGAGTCCGACCTGTTCGCCGGTCTCACCGCCCCGGAGGCGTCATGA
- a CDS encoding prolyl oligopeptidase family serine peptidase, with the protein MTTDPVSFPRRHARTQRFTLGAPRAFAVAPDGSRVVFLRSTSGTDPASSLWVLDTASGEERVAADPRALLGGASEDLSPEERARRERSREGGAGIVGHATDNAVELASFALSGRLFTAELQAGTARELPVPGPVIDPRPSPDGRHIAYVAQGALRVVGAEGEGDRALAEPESDGVTYGLAEFIAAEEMARYRGFWWSPESDRLLVARVDDTPVHRWWISDPARPEREPQRVAYPAAGTPNAEVRLFAIGLDGARTEVSWDRARYPYLARVHWSAAGAPLLLVQARDQLSQLFLAVDPATGATRMVHADEDPQWLELFPGVPCWSPAGHLVRIADEGGARVLTVGERPLTGPQLHVRAVLDVTSDDVLISASAGEAAAEPEIGEVHVYRVNELGVERVSQEPGVHAAVRAGGVTVLVSHTPDRPGAEVQVLRDTKRIGLVRSYAEDPGLSPRITLTTGGARRIPCAVLMPRDYAGDTPLPVLLDPYGGPHGQRVVAAHNPHLTSQWFADQGFAVIVADGRGTPGRSPAWEKAVKDDIAAIVVQDQIDALQGLAERFPLDLTRVAIRGWSFGGYLAGLAVLRRPDVFHAAVVGAPVSDLRLYDTHYQERYVGHPAEQPEVYRRNSLIDDTGLVEPAEPHRPMMIVHGLADDNVVVAHSLRLSSALLAAGRPHEVLPLSGVTHMTPQEEVAENLLLLQLDFLRRSLGLA; encoded by the coding sequence ATGACGACCGACCCTGTGTCCTTCCCCCGACGGCACGCCCGCACCCAGAGGTTCACGCTCGGCGCGCCGCGCGCGTTCGCGGTGGCGCCCGACGGTTCCCGTGTCGTGTTCCTGCGCTCCACCTCCGGTACGGACCCGGCGAGTTCGCTGTGGGTGCTCGACACGGCGAGCGGCGAGGAGCGCGTGGCCGCCGACCCGCGCGCCCTGCTGGGCGGGGCCTCGGAGGACCTCTCGCCCGAGGAGCGGGCGCGGCGCGAGCGCAGCCGTGAGGGCGGCGCCGGCATCGTCGGCCACGCCACCGACAACGCCGTCGAGTTGGCGTCTTTCGCCTTGTCAGGGCGGCTTTTCACGGCCGAGCTGCAAGCCGGGACGGCCCGTGAACTCCCGGTCCCCGGGCCGGTGATCGACCCGCGCCCCTCCCCCGACGGACGGCACATCGCGTATGTCGCGCAGGGCGCGCTGCGGGTGGTGGGCGCCGAGGGTGAGGGCGACCGTGCGCTGGCCGAGCCGGAGTCGGACGGGGTCACCTACGGGTTGGCCGAGTTCATCGCGGCCGAGGAGATGGCGCGCTACCGGGGCTTTTGGTGGAGCCCCGAGTCGGACCGGCTCCTGGTGGCGCGCGTGGACGACACGCCGGTGCACCGGTGGTGGATCTCCGATCCGGCGCGTCCGGAGCGGGAACCGCAGCGGGTGGCGTATCCGGCGGCGGGCACACCGAACGCGGAGGTCCGGCTGTTCGCGATCGGGCTGGACGGGGCCCGCACGGAGGTCTCCTGGGACCGGGCGCGCTATCCGTATCTGGCGCGAGTGCACTGGTCAGCGGCGGGGGCGCCGCTGCTGCTCGTACAGGCGCGCGACCAGCTCAGCCAGCTGTTCCTGGCCGTGGACCCGGCGACGGGGGCGACCCGGATGGTGCACGCGGACGAAGATCCACAATGGCTGGAACTTTTCCCCGGCGTGCCCTGCTGGAGTCCTGCCGGGCATCTTGTGCGGATCGCCGACGAGGGCGGGGCGCGGGTGCTCACGGTGGGCGAACGCCCGCTGACGGGACCCCAGTTGCACGTCCGCGCGGTGCTGGACGTCACCTCCGACGACGTACTGATCTCGGCGTCGGCGGGCGAGGCGGCGGCCGAGCCGGAGATCGGCGAAGTGCATGTGTACCGGGTGAACGAGCTCGGCGTGGAGCGTGTCTCGCAGGAGCCCGGCGTGCACGCGGCGGTGCGCGCCGGCGGGGTGACGGTCCTGGTGTCCCATACGCCGGACCGGCCCGGGGCCGAGGTACAGGTGCTGCGGGATACAAAGCGGATTGGCTTGGTCCGCTCCTATGCCGAAGATCCAGGTCTGTCCCCGCGCATCACCCTCACCACAGGGGGCGCACGCCGCATCCCGTGCGCCGTGCTTATGCCTCGGGACTACGCCGGTGACACCCCACTCCCGGTTTTGCTGGATCCCTACGGGGGACCGCACGGCCAGCGGGTGGTGGCCGCCCACAACCCGCATCTGACCTCGCAGTGGTTCGCCGACCAGGGCTTCGCGGTGATCGTCGCCGACGGCCGCGGCACGCCGGGACGCTCTCCCGCCTGGGAGAAGGCCGTCAAGGACGACATCGCGGCGATCGTGGTGCAGGACCAGATCGACGCGTTGCAGGGGCTCGCCGAGCGGTTCCCGCTCGACCTGACCCGGGTGGCGATCCGGGGCTGGTCCTTCGGCGGCTATCTGGCGGGGCTCGCGGTGCTGCGCCGCCCGGACGTCTTCCACGCGGCCGTGGTCGGCGCCCCGGTCAGCGATCTGCGCCTGTACGACACCCACTACCAGGAGCGCTACGTCGGGCACCCCGCGGAACAGCCGGAGGTCTACCGGCGCAACTCGCTGATCGACGACACGGGCCTGGTGGAGCCGGCCGAGCCGCACCGCCCGATGATGATCGTGCACGGGCTGGCGGACGACAACGTGGTCGTCGCCCACTCCCTGCGGCTGTCCTCGGCCCTGCTGGCCGCCGGCCGCCCGCACGAGGTGCTGCCGCTGTCCGGGGTGACCCACATGACCCCGCAGGAGGAGGTCGCGGAGAACCTGCTGCTGCTCCAGCTCGACTTCCTGAGGCGGTCGCTCGGCCTCGCGTGA
- a CDS encoding ABC transporter ATP-binding protein produces the protein MAEAILEVRGLVKHYPLTRGVLFRKQVGSVKAVDGVDLTLHRGETLGVVGESGCGKSTVARMLVNLERPTAGSIKYKGEDITRLSGRALKAVRRNIQMVFQDPYTSLNPRMTVGDIIGEPYEIHPEAAPRGDRRRKVQELLDVVGLNPEYINRYPHQFSGGQRQRIGIARGLALRPEIIVADEPVSALDVSVQAQVINLMARLQSEFKLSYVFIAHDLSIVRHISDRVGVMYLGRIVETGRDTEIYDRPTHPYTQALLSAVPVPDPEARERRERIILTGDVPSPTNVPSGCRFRTRCWKAQDVCAEEVPLLAVPARPREPGGPAGHESACHFAEEKQVVAAKTL, from the coding sequence ATGGCTGAGGCGATTCTGGAGGTCCGCGGGCTCGTCAAGCACTATCCGCTCACCCGCGGCGTGCTCTTCAGGAAACAGGTCGGCTCGGTGAAGGCGGTCGACGGCGTCGACCTCACCCTGCACCGCGGCGAGACCCTCGGCGTCGTCGGCGAGTCCGGCTGCGGCAAGTCGACCGTCGCCAGGATGCTGGTCAACCTGGAACGCCCGACCGCCGGCTCCATCAAGTACAAGGGCGAGGACATCACCCGGCTCTCCGGCCGCGCCCTGAAGGCCGTACGGCGCAACATCCAGATGGTCTTCCAGGACCCGTACACCTCCCTCAACCCCCGTATGACGGTGGGCGACATCATCGGGGAGCCGTACGAGATCCACCCCGAGGCGGCGCCCAGGGGCGACCGGCGCCGCAAGGTCCAGGAACTGCTGGACGTGGTCGGCCTCAACCCCGAGTACATCAACCGCTATCCGCACCAGTTCTCCGGCGGCCAGCGCCAGCGCATCGGCATCGCCCGGGGCCTGGCCCTGCGCCCGGAGATCATCGTCGCCGACGAGCCGGTCTCCGCGCTGGACGTCTCCGTGCAGGCCCAGGTCATCAATCTGATGGCCCGCCTCCAGAGCGAGTTCAAGCTCTCCTACGTCTTCATCGCCCACGACCTGTCGATCGTCCGGCACATCTCCGACCGGGTCGGGGTGATGTACCTCGGCCGGATCGTGGAGACCGGCCGGGACACCGAGATCTACGACCGCCCCACGCACCCCTACACCCAGGCGCTGCTCTCCGCGGTGCCCGTGCCCGACCCGGAGGCCAGGGAGCGCCGCGAGCGGATCATCCTCACCGGCGACGTCCCCTCCCCGACGAACGTGCCCTCCGGCTGCCGGTTCCGCACCCGCTGCTGGAAGGCGCAGGACGTGTGCGCCGAGGAGGTGCCGCTGCTCGCGGTGCCGGCGCGGCCGCGGGAGCCGGGCGGTCCCGCGGGGCACGAGTCGGCGTGCCATTTCGCGGAGGAGAAGCAGGTGGTCGCGGCGAAGACGCTGTGA